ccacccagtttGGGTTCCACAGACAGCCTACACTGTGGACTgtctaattcgacttgaaacatcaatcagaaaagcctttctcaaatgacaacatcttgtttcaatattctttgaaattgagaaggcttatgatacaaaatggagttatggcattttgcaagacctccatatatatgggttatgtagccatttgcccatttttattaaaaattttttaatggacagaagattcAAGTTTGtgtaggttcgacactttcccgttcttttcttcaggaacttggagtccctcagggctgtgttttgagtgtcacacttttcagtataaaagttaatgccatcactgaacaactcctacTCATTGTTCCAAACGGGCTTTTTGTTggtgactttcacatctcatatcagtcatcaaacatgaggtatattgagcagcagctacaaactgcccttaGTCATTTTTTGAAGTGGACCACATCAAAcagctttaacttttctctctctaaaaccagttgcatgcacttttgctgccaatggggtattcaccctgatcctgaactctgtatcggtgaagttgtgctgcctgtggtccttcagacaaagttcttggggtttatctttgtctgtaagctgatctttataccacacatcaaacaggtacaggtcaaatgtacaaaagtactgaacatcctccatgtcctctcttccaccacgtggggagcagatcgatgttctatgctacagatatatcatgctcttatccaatcgaaactcgactatacactacagctaaatctatctgttctggcactatcaccaccgTGCCAGCAGGCAGTCAGAcgtggagtgagcaacgtgaaaacaaactttttcaaataaaacccaatattggattttggccatcttgctttcgtaaggatcagaaagaggaagttgtttacattggttacagtttttaactcattgttttcttttatctagaactgatgcaccagtatgtagtctgtgtgacactcagatcacaatgagccacattttactttcttgctgccATTATGACTCttaacaacagcaccattttaaacatgttctatcctaaggtttgtccataatgttagatagtgttattgatgatggagacactgtccaccttggtaatatttttagttttttaaaggccattaatctttttaatgccacttaagttttttaatttatatattaaaccttttttaatgtggttcccttttaagaatcacagttcatctagttaaatttgaaattagaCATTGGCTGTAaagttaaataactcgaaaccaggactagaaagaccaactttgtgtgactgatggtggtttttgtacttacctgttagtcttcctgatgaGTTATGAtgattacaattatgctacagaaagtcttttacaacttgtattactgtagtttttctcttaacattgtagactatatgtaaacattgtttttatgctatctgttttttgttttaactttattttgttttaccttaatttccctttataaattttaataaatttaatttaaccttttactggatgtttggcatgGATAGCCTAGCtgatttgtgccataaaacactaaatcaatcaaccaaccTTTAAGTTTTGTCTTACCTTCCCTCTTAGTTACTTTTGTATTTGTACATCCTTGTTACTCATCTGCAACAGCTAAAGGCTAAAATTTGTTACTTCCTAGAATCTACTATTTacaattaaattcatttttactcTTTAGCATTATTACTCCTTCAAGTAATACTGTTTGTAACTTTCTGAAATTCATTTTTATCTTCTGTAACACTTGCTTGTAAAAGGTTAAGCTCATCTTTAATTCCTGCTTCTTGTTCCAACAgtttaaactttgatttttatatattttctacacTCTGTTTAGGGTAGCCTTCAATGTATTCCCAAATCTGCAATCTCTACAAACAAATTGCATATTTGAAGTAACAGCTTTCTTAAAAGTGCATGTCAATCCCAGATTTTCAAATAAACTCCAATATTTGCTTCTACACACTTTACATCACACCTTTGCTGTTTTTAACCATTGTAATCTTGGAGTAAATaacagtataaacaaataaatataagtagCCTACTGACAACACTATCAAGCTCAATAATGCTACTTTAATTTTGCTCTTAAATTATCACATTGATCCTTGAAACATAGAGGTAAAAATAACTTGTCTTCAAATAATAATTGTGtaataattctatttatttaacCTGTTCTATAACTAGCAAAGAAGCTGATTACAGTTTAACTAGTGATACACTCAAATTACtgcaaagaaaaacattaatcaaATTCTTGTGctgaaattatatgttttaaaaactcTTAAGAACTTATTTTTCAAAGATCACTAGCTAGTAGCACCCTCTTCTTTGTTGGGCAACATTAAGTTCTGATGAAactgtagaatggatggcaactgcctgttatggaaacataagtgtagaggacaacatttcaaaagtcttctgcctttcgtcttcaggttagtgtgtgtaggtgttgttggtcttttatagtgtcatggtggattgtggagagtatgttatgattggttggattatcactgtttctgattggaggagatatttcctgtagattcaaccaatgacaGCCACATGTTACTCACCTCTAATtcagaatctctgtttagtgaagttTTATAgcgtaaatataaaatgattctttgatttttcttgtcatccagaatttgtctgtgtcaatgattctagttttctcccaatttattctgtgtccagttgacgtggcgTGCTCTGCAAtagctgaattttgtgtttcCATGAGTCTTGtattatctttatgttcttttattcttgtcacgAGTTTTCTTCATGCTTCACCAACGTATGTATCATTGCAGGAACACGGAATTTCATAGatgtttttgagattctctttagTAGGTCGCTGTGTGTGTCATAGTAATTTATCTCGGATGTTAAATTGTTGAATCCATTTAATAGGTCTTTTTCATCTCTGGACATTGCTAGGGAAGATTACCTAAATTATTGCATACATCCTGGAGGCACATGTTTTAAGAATGAAAAATTGTTAATAGTGTTATAGgcaaacaatcacattttcattgtttcaaaaataaatcatagtttatctgtttttttagtgttagtttcactttattatttaccattttatgttataaatgttttgtgaGGATTATTTTAAATTGCTAGCTTggtttatgaatttaaaattaactacAATCCCCTAAGTTAGTTGAATGTTGagatatttttgaaattacaacCAGAAATATCAATAAAAGTGGTGTTACTCAAAAGATATGAATCAATGCTTCCTTGTCATTATAATTTAGAATGTTATGTTAAATTAGCTATTAgttattagtttagtttttagATCTataatcagaagttaatatttatatgtttcctAAAATGATGAAGTTTTTTagatgtttatgtatttattatcaaaattctCATATTTTTACTCTTAGAACACGAACAATTCACTTAGAAAAGCTTAAAACTCGACTTCGTCAAGAAGTTGATTCAACTGAAGGAGAAGAGAAATGTTTGCAGGAGTATCGTCAGGAGATGGAATTACTGTTGCAGGAAAAGCTGGCACATGTTGAAGAATTAAGACAGATCCATGCAGACATTAATGCTGTAAGTTGAATATcttcattaaaatatgtattggtatgttttaatataaacttacaatttcaaaagataaatgtatttcttttgaGTTTTTGCTTTGTAAATGCAACTCATTTTAGTCAAACCATACATACATATGCattacttttttatcatttagtaatttgggttttatttttcactgttatATGGTAGATTGAAGTTGTTTTTTCACAAAAAAGCTTATAGTTTTCAACAGTTTTAGAAAAGGCTCTTTTGAGCACAACAAAGAATTAGGTTtgtgttttatgctattttttactttttatgatgTACATATTATATagcttactgacaaatgttttgaTAATGATCATCAAAACAATATTACATTCAACTGTAATATACTGAACATCCTTATACCACTGAAGGTTTaactagttttatgtttttatactcagCATGATCATTATTGAACACCAATATGCCAAAATCACATGGCCTTTTAAGAAATccattgtttgtaattaaattttgatcTTTTATGAAGGAATGGAAAAGTCTTTTGTACTATAAAACACATGTTGAAGTAAAGCTAAATTATCATCTGAATATACAAGTACAAATAAACCAAAAGTTTAGATATGTGGGAGGtcaaaacagaaagaaatttaATTGAGGAAAAATTTGTTGTAGGTTAATTGTTTTAAGATGATGAAATAGATTTTTAATAAGCCAGTGACAAAGgcttaaaagtacaaaaaataatgtaGGTAGTTAATTAACTTAACATTCAGAaaatgtgaaacatgaaataaaaattaaaaatgacatttaCTAAGGGCTATAATCAGATAAAAATATGCCTATTGAgagtttattttgttcttttctcataatattataaatagaaaGGAAGTGAAGTATGTAGTTTTTCACTTTGAATTTTTTGAATACTTAAAGTTAAACATGATGCTTTGTGATTATCAAAACTACTGTGAAAAAGTAAACAGTGTTACCATAATGGGGAATAAAAAGCATTTATttgtttactgtaaaattacCTGTTTCATAAGATATTTAGTGTACTCATATTCAGAATTTTTAAAgtgcatatgtgtgtgtattggtTTGTTAGAACCAAACACAAgccaaaacaaatataaaaaactgcactaattgaaatgatcccagggtacaaactgTAATGTTAGATATAAAATGCACCCTAgggtttggaggtgactgaagaagtagaaccacattgcagtggggatacaacatctatcagtcttaacctccattcaccagtctcacataaagaaataaagtaaaggaTTAGTAATAGATagagaaatagaaattagaagatcgagatgtggatgctcaaacccacaacgtctcgcatctgtatcacccttcactgtctgtaggcagtttattttaatttacttaactctatcaaTAGTAATATTCtctaaaacaatatatatgaaaAGTGAAACAAAATCACAGCCATGATACATTCATCCAAAGAGTACACACATACATGTGTTTTCCAGAATGAACACAAGAGAAAATATCTTTTGAATACTTTTaaggtttgtttaatttaattaataagctTCTTTATGTATTCCATCATTAGCTATAGTCAGTATAATTCTGCATTCAAATACTGAGAACACATTTTCCAACATGGCTTTAGGTGTGCATAAGACAGCAAGCAACACAGTAACAAAGTTTCAGTTCCTCAAGATCCCTTGGTTTGTTATGGTagacatttgttttcaaaaaacTCCAAAGATAAAAGTCTAAGGGACTTAATTTGAGAGAACTCTTTAGAAGTTGTCATTTTACTTGAAAGCAGGATCAGTTCTGAAATCTGAAGTAAGaaacattcataaataataagtaataaatttataattaacttgaataaaatttataaaccttcagaaaatattttgtttagaattttgttgttatctcaaataaaaagttatacaacattttttttGGTTTACACATTTTGGTACACTGTGTGTGTTAACATTTGCCTCCTCTGCCTCTGGAAATTCATGGATGGTGAAAAAAGATACATTAAccttataaattattcttttttatatcCTTAAGGTTTAGTTAAAATGTGATTGTACATaaaattgttatgaaataatGATTAACATTCATTCATTTTGctgaacaaaagaaatattttccaaacagaGATTTGGGATTACCTTAcattggttttttgttgttggaacTGATGACGTAGCTTTTTCTTTATTAAGTTTCAGTGAAATGTGAAGAGAAAGATCACAggactatttaaaataattttaaaattcaaagtttaTATTCTATTTCCTTGGATTTAGATGGAGACTGTTATTAAGCAGTCAGAAGAAGATCGTAATAAACATCTTGATACAGCAAAACACCTACACCAAGAATACCGTCCTTTGAAAGATCTCATAGACAAACTGAGATGTGAAATTGGTCTCTCCAAGTTACCTGAACTTCATGAAGAAGATAACAGCTTTAATCCAGAGTAGGACATTCTTATTACCCTTCATCTCTAGACAGAGGTTGTGGTTCCATTTCACAAAAGTGTTTGAGGGGTACACACACtcataataactgaaataactactataaatattctattatttgtttttcaaggaAACATTTATGGCTGTTCAAACCTGGTTCTGAAATTAGATGTTCGGCTGTATATTGGTTACTAAGCAGCAAAATATCAAACAAGTAATAACTATGAATGATGCATTTGTTCAAGACATTGGGactcaaattatatttaaattatgataactttTGAGAGCAAAAAATAGTTTACCTTAGTAACCAGGTTTAAGTAAACATATCAATAAAATGTTCATGTATTTCAAAATCTTAAGATGGGCAAAGggatattttaatgaatgtttatgAGCAATATTATGCAAGAAGAGATAAAattcattagttattataaaAGTTAACCATCAGCCAgagaactttttatttttatttcagatgaCTAAGAATTGGTGGTCTTTGTTGAATTATATcctatgaataatttaaaatacaactgtaCAAGGAAGATATAACTTTAACTTGTGAGATGAACAACACATATAGAGGTTAAAAGTATGGTGTAATTGTGGAtttttctttataactgtttttaacagttttaatctAAAATATTGTCTCATATTATGACTTATAATTTGATCCAAAATTCTGTTTAACAATTAATGATTAAAAATAGTGAAGTGCAAATCTTCCATATACAAATGCATGTTATAAAAAAAGGAATTTTTCACAGCAGATGTCGCTGTTGTACTGataatattcataaaacttttttttaaaccatGTGAGAACTCTTGAAATATCCGTTCTTTAGGTTTTTTGAGAAACAGAAGACTGAGTGGCAAAGTGAAGTTTCCGAAGGAGCTCTTCCCCAATCACTCAGTATAGTATCTAGTGGAGGTCAACAACTTCAGCAGAATCGTAATAAGAGTGGTCAAGACAGACCACAACCTGCACCCTTTAGACAGCAACCTCCTCCCATGAAGGTAAGTATAGCTTTAAACTAAATGGCTATTTATCTAATATTTGCTTTATGAACTGACAGTTCCACATTATTCAAGGTCAGAAAGATGCAACCCATATCTTTTCACTCTAGCTAGTGTAATATTTGTGTACAAAGGTCTGTGCAATGTAGCTAAGTGTTgtatatctatgtatgtattCATTTGAACTAATATTTTCAAAGCCATCTATAAACGTTGACTCTAGGGAAGTTGTGGAAAGTAAGATTTAAAAGAATCTCAGTACTGGGAACCCTGGAAAAGTGGCTTGTTTTAATCTCAGTACTGGGAACCCTGGAAAAGTGGCTTGTTTTAATCTCAGTACTGGGAACCCTGGAAAAGTGGCTTGTTTTAATCTCAGTACTGGGAACCCTGGAAAAGTGGCTTGTTTTAATCTCAGTACTGGGAACCCTGGAAAAgtggtttgttttaaatcatgGTACTTAACAAATTGTGGAATTtcagtttctgtaaaaaaaattttcttggAATAATTAGCTTAATTAAAAGATTAAACACAATTTGGTTATATTTCTTGTGACCACTGTGAATCTGTGTCTTTGTGAGGCTTATGTAGTCTCTGCAAGCAGGCATGTTTGACAGATGTCAAGAAAATGTAAATGTGACATGATTCGGGAGACCTGGGTATTTGAATATGGATccttggttttgttttattaagtctATGAAATCCTGACACAATGAATGATATCAAGGTCTCATCTGtgtatattcatttatttagtaatacAAAGACCAAACCTGCATATTCATTTAATTAGTGTACTCAATGTCTCATCTGTGTATTTTCACTATAGTTAGTGGTATCAAGGTCCCACATACATGTATGTTGTCTCTCTTCATTTCAACTAATATTATAAATCCCATATTTGCTGCATTTTCATCATCTATTTATATTgacattttgttttgaatgtggttagttttttttatgtatttaactaGTGTCATTTTGAAAGCAGTAATCCAGAATTAATTTTTATCTGATAGATAAATTCTATACTTGTACATTTCCAACTGTGAGAAAACTAAAACTGCTGGAGATCCTTCCATGGTATCAGTTGTGCAGACAATTGTTCTGTTTTTAGGGATATGATTAAAACTTGAAAATTTGCAAAGGAAAAGGTTTACAAGTGGTTTACTAATCTTGTGAGCTACTATCAACTGTGACAAGAACTCGTGTTCTATTGTTACATATCTTGA
This sequence is a window from Tachypleus tridentatus isolate NWPU-2018 chromosome 5, ASM421037v1, whole genome shotgun sequence. Protein-coding genes within it:
- the LOC143250705 gene encoding zinc finger C4H2 domain-containing protein isoform X1 codes for the protein MEARTTKMDDETLMGKLECLKEIRTRTIHLEKLKTRLRQEVDSTEGEEKCLQEYRQEMELLLQEKLAHVEELRQIHADINAMETVIKQSEEDRNKHLDTAKHLHQEYRPLKDLIDKLRCEIGLSKLPELHEEDNSFNPEFFEKQKTEWQSEVSEGALPQSLSIVSSGGQQLQQNRNKSGQDRPQPAPFRQQPPPMKSCLSCHQQIHRNAPICPLCKAKSRSRNPKKPKRKLED
- the LOC143250705 gene encoding zinc finger C4H2 domain-containing protein isoform X2, which translates into the protein MEARTTKMDDETLMGKLECLKEIRTRTIHLEKLKTRLRQEVDSTEGEEKCLQEYRQEMELLLQEKLAHVEELRQIHADINAMETVIKQSEEDRNKHLDTAKHLHQEYRPLKDLIDKLRCEIGLSKLPELHEEDNSFNPEFFEKQKTEWQSEVSEGALPQSLSIVSSGGQQLQQNRNKSGQDRPQPAPFRQQPPPMKG